One part of the Salinivirga cyanobacteriivorans genome encodes these proteins:
- a CDS encoding aminotransferase class I/II-fold pyridoxal phosphate-dependent enzyme has product MSLNKLNQVLTENVDELEKSGRAKGAEKVITQCILAQKGKGPRYLLEGYGNKEFIRMNSNSYLGLSLRKDMIEAEEKGAAEFGVGPGAVRFINGTFKSHTDLESRLAAFHGREAGMIFSSAYVTSIGVIFPMTTKETVLISDELNHNCIINAMRLGRPAGKEIYAHNNMEELEKALERSIGKGKRALVITDGIFSMRGDHAPLDEFVKVCEKFNDKFEEGVITIADDSHGVGAFGKTGRGTEEYTNAKVDILVGTLGKAFGVNGGYVVSSKEVVKYLRESAPTYIYSNPITVSESEAAIKALEIVDTPEGKDILAHLRAMTKKFDQGLRDLGLETIEGDHPVVPLMVRDSKKTSDIVRHLNEHGVLATGLNFPVVPKGDEEIRFQINASHTEKDIDMVLEILSNYK; this is encoded by the coding sequence ATGTCATTAAATAAACTAAATCAAGTGCTCACAGAAAACGTTGACGAGCTCGAAAAAAGCGGACGTGCAAAAGGTGCGGAAAAGGTTATTACACAATGTATTCTAGCTCAAAAAGGAAAAGGTCCCCGCTATTTGCTGGAAGGATATGGCAATAAAGAGTTTATTCGAATGAACTCAAACTCTTACCTGGGGCTGTCGTTGCGCAAAGACATGATTGAAGCTGAAGAGAAAGGCGCCGCAGAATTTGGTGTGGGACCCGGTGCAGTACGTTTTATTAACGGCACATTTAAATCTCATACCGACCTTGAGTCCCGTCTGGCAGCATTTCATGGCAGAGAAGCAGGCATGATTTTCAGCTCGGCTTATGTAACCAGTATTGGAGTAATATTCCCGATGACAACTAAAGAAACGGTTTTGATAAGCGACGAACTTAACCACAACTGTATAATAAACGCCATGCGCTTGGGCCGACCTGCTGGTAAAGAAATATATGCGCACAATAACATGGAAGAGCTCGAAAAAGCACTTGAACGTAGTATAGGGAAAGGTAAAAGAGCGCTGGTTATTACCGACGGTATTTTTAGCATGCGCGGAGATCATGCTCCTTTAGATGAATTTGTAAAAGTTTGCGAAAAATTTAACGACAAATTCGAAGAAGGTGTCATCACCATAGCTGATGATTCTCATGGTGTAGGAGCTTTTGGTAAAACAGGCCGCGGAACCGAGGAGTACACTAACGCCAAAGTCGATATTTTGGTCGGCACACTTGGTAAAGCCTTTGGTGTGAATGGCGGATATGTTGTATCATCAAAAGAGGTGGTAAAATACCTGCGCGAAAGTGCACCTACATATATTTATTCAAATCCGATTACCGTTTCAGAAAGCGAGGCTGCAATAAAGGCGTTGGAAATTGTTGATACTCCTGAAGGTAAAGATATACTGGCGCATTTACGTGCCATGACAAAAAAATTCGACCAGGGATTGCGCGATCTGGGATTAGAAACAATTGAGGGCGATCATCCGGTTGTGCCGCTCATGGTGCGTGATTCTAAAAAAACAAGTGACATTGTAAGGCACCTTAACGAGCACGGAGTGCTTGCCACAGGGCTCAATTTCCCGGTGGTACCAAAAGGTGATGAAGAAATTCGTTTTCAAATCAATGCATCACATACAGAAAAGGATATCGACATGGTGCTTGAGATACTTAGCAACTACAAATAA